GCAACGCCACGGCCGCGGGCTGGTTCTTCGGCGTGCCGGTGCCGTTGAACATGGCGATGGCATATTCAACCTCGGCATCGACATTGTCGGCCAGCGAGGCTGCCTGCAGCAGCCGCACCGACCTTTCGGGATCCTTCGGCACGCCGGTGCCTTCCTTGTAGAAGGTCGCGAGCGCGTATTGCGCCTCGGGCAGCCCGGCATCGGCCGCCTGACGCAACAGCTCGGCGGAGCGCTTGACGTCCTGCGGCAGGGTCTGGCCGTCCAGATAAAGCAGAGCGAGGTTATAGGCCGCCTTCGGCTCGCCGAGCTTGGCGGCGGAGGCCATCAGCTTGACCGCCTCGCCCTTGTCGACCGGGCCGCCGCGGCCGGCGATGCGCAGCATGGCGAGCGCAAACATCGCCTCGCGATCGCCGGCGTCGGACGCGCGCTTGTACCATTCGACCGCCTTGGCGTAGTCGCGCCTGATGCCCATGGCGTTGGAATAGAGCTCGCCCAGCATGGTCATGGCCTTGGAGTCGCCGGTCTTGGCGCGCGCGCTGGCGAGGTCGAAGGCGGTCTTGTACTGGCCGCGCTGATAGGCGCCGAACACCAGGTCGACATTGGAATTGTCGGTCGCCGGCGCCGGGATCACGGTTGCCGGCAGCGTCGGGCTCGGCAAGGCCGACGGCTTTGGCGCCGGTCCGGCCTCCTTCTTTTTCGTGATCGAGTGCGGCGCGACCTTTGGCTTTTCCTTTGCCGCTTCCTTTGCCGTTTCCTTGGCCTTCTGCTTTTCGGGCGCAGGGATCGTCGCCGGCGGCGTGATCTGGAGCTGCGCGGCCGCGGGCGTTGCCAGCAGCAGCGTGGCCAGAAGGGTGATGCGCGGGAGCGTCATGGCGGGCGCTAGCCCTGGCCCGCGGCAACAGCCGTGAAGGCCCTCTTGATCGCGGCGTCGGCCTCGATCAGCGCGGCCTTCGGCCCGCGAGAATCCGCCCAGACGAGATCGCCGACCAGCACGAAA
This portion of the Bradyrhizobium diazoefficiens genome encodes:
- a CDS encoding tetratricopeptide repeat protein, whose translation is MTLPRITLLATLLLATPAAAQLQITPPATIPAPEKQKAKETAKEAAKEKPKVAPHSITKKKEAGPAPKPSALPSPTLPATVIPAPATDNSNVDLVFGAYQRGQYKTAFDLASARAKTGDSKAMTMLGELYSNAMGIRRDYAKAVEWYKRASDAGDREAMFALAMLRIAGRGGPVDKGEAVKLMASAAKLGEPKAAYNLALLYLDGQTLPQDVKRSAELLRQAADAGLPEAQYALATFYKEGTGVPKDPERSVRLLQAASLADNVDAEVEYAIAMFNGTGTPKNQPAAVALLRKASRQGSAIAQNRLAWVLISGMGTSVDKVEGFKWHLVAKTAGKGDPELDKQLADLPADDRAKAEAAAKKWLGNK